GGCCGCGTGCCCCGCCAGCGTGAGCGCCAGCCGGGTGTCGCGCGAGGTGATCTCGTAGGCGCGGCGGTATCCGATCACCAGCGCCCCGAACGTTTCTCCGAACAGCGCCAGCGGCACTCCCAGCGCCACGCGCATCCCCTCGGCGGCGTGAAAGGGCTCCGGGACGGGGCCGTCTTCACCCGCCCGCAGCGTCAGCGGCTTCCCCGCGTCGGTCACCCGCGCCGCGAACGGATCGTCCCCCGTGCCCTCGGGGGCGCGCAGCCCCGCCGAGGCCAGGGTGCGGATGCGCCCGCCCTGCCGGGCGCTCACCGTTACGTAGTGCGCGCCCAGCAGCGTGCGGGTGAAGCGCGCCACCATGTTCAGCACCTCGTCGGGGTCCAGCGTGCGGTTGGCCGCCAGCCCCAGCACGTGCAGCGCCTCGCTTTCTTCCGCCCGGCGCCGGTACGTTTCGCGCTCCTCCTCCAGCGCGGCGGCGCGCGCCGTCCGCGCGGCCACCTGGCCCAGGGCCGCCGCCAGGGGCTGCCACGCCGCCCCGTCCGCCGGGAACGCGCGCGGCGGGGCGATCAGCAGCACGGCACCCGCCGCGCCCGCGCCGGAGCCGTTTTCGGACAGCGGCAGCACGAGCGCCGAGTCGCCCGGATGGTCGGCGGCGTCTTCGGGAAAGGCGGGGGAGAGGGGATGCACCACGGGAGAGGGCGCCTCGCGGGCGGCGCGGGCCAGCTCGGCCGACACGCTCACCCCCTCGGGAACGGCGGCCCGGCGGCTTCCGGACCCGTCCACCCAGACCGCGCACGCCGAAACGTCGTCCGGCAGCGCCGCCGCGGCCGCGCGTACCGCGGAGGCCATGTCGGTGCTTTCGTACACGCGGATGATGGCGTCCCGAAGATCCATGGGCGCGGGGATGGGCAGGCGGCGGTGCAGCGGAAGCGCGGCCGAACGGGGGCCGCGGGTGTACGCTGCTGGGGCGAGTTCGCCCAAGGTAACTCAACCGGCGCGCGCGAACAATCCGTTTCCCTCGACGCGATGGCGCCTTGGACGCGCACGATCGCGCCAGCGTCCGAAACGACGATCGGCGCGGCCCGTGGGGCCGCGCCGATCCTGGCGTTCTTTCGTCCGCGCCCGGCGAGATCAGCCCGCGGGCTTGGCCTTGCAGGTGGCCGCGGTGATGGTGTAGTCCGCCGTGGCCGTGGCGCCGGAGGCCACCGTCACCGTGGGCGCGCTGGGGGTGGCGGTCACCGTCAGCGAATCGCCGTTGGTGTCGCCCACCACGGGCACGTAGGTCATGGTGTACGTGCCGGGCGCCGCGGTGATGCGGTAGCGCGCGTCCGTGCCCACGGTGGCGTTCAGCGAGTCGGCGCCGGCAATGGCGCGGGGGGTGAACGCCTGCACCGTTACAGCCGAGCCGCCGCAGGTGGGCAGCGTTACGCCCTGCGCCAGCGACACGGCGCCGCCAATGCCGCCCGCGAAGCCGACGCCGGTGGCGCGCAGCACCGGGTGCATCACCCACTTGCCCGAGTTGCCGGCCTGGTGCCCGAAGCTCTGCGTGACGTCGAAGTCCACCGTCATGATCGCGGACTCGCTCTCCAGCACCACGGCTTCGTCACCGCCCGGGAACTTCACCTTGATGCCGCTGGAGCAGCCCGACGGAACCTGCAGCTGGCCGGTGGCGGTGGCGCCGGCGGGCAGCTCGGCATCCTTCGTGGCGTACACGGTCCCCGTTTTGGTGACCACGTACGCCTGGCACACCACGAAGCGAAGCTCCGAGTAGCGTCCGGCGGGGACCACGGCCCCGTTCACCAGCTCGGCGGTGCGCCCGCCGGAAAGCGTCAGCAGGTCCACCCAGCCGGTGGGTGCCGTCAGCACGTCGTGGCGGCCGCCGGTGCTGTCGGCGGCGGAGCCCTGCAGGTAGATGCGGTCGATCTTGACCCACGCCTGCGCCAGGTCGCCGGGCGCATCGGTCAGGCGGATGGAAAGCCGGGCCTGGTCGCTCCCCGTTCCGCCATCGCACGCGGCGAGGGCCAGGGCGGCGAGCAGGGGAAGGATCCCCTTCGCGTTCTTGAACATGTGTCTGCTCGTCATCTCGGGTGTGTCGGCCGGTGATGTCCCGGCGCTTGCACAGTAGACGAGTCTCGCGCGCGGAGGTCACATGGGCGTGCCGCAACCGCAACACGCGACGAACCCTCCCGCGGGCAGGCCGTGGGAGGGTTCCGGCTTTCACTTCGAAGCACCCGATGTCATCCCGATGGAGCGGCCCCGGTGAACCTGCCGGTGCCCCATCCTTCGCAGCGACTGAGGGATCCGCCACACACCCGGCTGCTGTCCGCCTCACCAGGGCCGGCCTCCTTGCCACCACCCGCACCGATGCAATGGAGCGGCTCGCGGAATGTGTGGCGGATTCTTCGGTCGCTGCAGGCTGTCGCTCGCGTGCGAGCTGGTCCTGGCCGCTTCCTCAGAATGACAGCCGGCGCGACGCGCTATCCGTCCCAGCCGCCTTCTTCCTGCTCGCCCGCGTACATCCGGCGGTAGCTGTCGTAGCGCCCGGGATGGATGTGCCCCGCGTCCACGGCGGCGCGGACGGCGCAGCCGGGCTCGTGGGTGTGCGTGCAACCGGGATAGCGGCAGTCGTCCAGCAGGTTCTCGAACTCGGGGAAGTAGAAGTGAAGCTGGTCGCGGTCGATCTCCCACAGCCCCAGCTCGCGAAGCCCCGGGGTGTCGGCCACCCAGCCGCCGCACTCCAGCGGAATCAGCTGCGCCGTCACCGTGGTGTGCCGCCCCTTGTTCACGGCCTCGCTGATGGCGGAAACGCGAAGCCCCAGCCCCGGCTGCACCGCGTTCAACAGGCTGCTCTTTCCCACGCCCGACGGCCCGGTGAGCGCGGACAGCCGCCCGCACAGCGCCTCTCCCATCTCCGCCACACCCAGCCCCGCCTTGGCCGCCGTGTACATCACCGTGTAGCCGGCGCGCTCGTAGTGGGCAAAGATGGCCCGCGCCGCGTCGATGCCGATGAGGTCTACCTTGTTGACGATGATCAGCGGGGCGATGTCGCTGGACTCGGCGATCACCAGAAAGCGGTCCAGCATGCGCAGGTGGGGATCCGGCTTCGCGGCGGCGAAGACGACGAGCACCTGGTCGACGTTGGCCACGATGGCCTTGGGGCGCGGCGCCTTGCCCGGCGCCTTGCGGGCCAGCACGGTGGTGCGCTCGTGCACGTTTTCGATGGTCCAGGCCTCTTCCTCGCCCGTGCTCTCGCGCTGAACGTCCACGCGGTCGCCCACGACCACCTTTTCGCCGGTGCGCTGCTCGCGCTTCAATCGGCCGCGCAGCACCGCCTCGATCACCCCGTCCGGGGTTTCTACCTCGTACAACCCGCCCTGCGCCCTGCGAACCGTGCCCGTCAGCATGAAGCCTTCGATGGGAAAACGCCGTCCGCACCATGACGGCTTCGGGTGAAAAGACGACGGCACCCCTCCGGATGGAGAGGTGCCGTGAACGACCGTACCGGGAGCGGGTGGCCGCGCATCAGGCCGCGAACGAAGCCAGCGCGTCGCCCATCTCGCCCTCGCGCAGCCGCTTGAGCGCGCGGTCGCGCAGCTGGCGGATGCGCTCGCGCGTAACGCCCAGGATGTCGCCGATCTCCTCGAGGGTGTGCTCGCGCCCGCCCTCCAGGCCAAAGTACAGCTTCAGCACCTTGGCGTCGCGCGGCTGCAGCGTGCCCAGCGCCTTGTCGATGCGCTCGGACAGCAGCCGCTCCTCCACCTCGTCCTCCGTCTCGATGGCCGAGTCGGCCACGAAGCGGTCCATCAGCTGGCTGTCGTCGCTGTCGCCGATGGGGGCGTCCAGGCGGATCTCGGCCGCGTTCAGCGTCTGCAGGCTTTCGACGATGTCCACCGACAGGCTGGTGGCCTCGGCCAATTCCTGCGGCGTGGGATCGCGCCGAAGCTCCTGCTTCAGCCGCTCCCGCTCGCGGAAGATCTTGGCCAGGTCGCTGGCGCGGTTCAGGGGCACGCGCACGCTGCGCCCCTGGTTGGCCAGCGCCGACAGGATGGCCTGGCGGATCCACCACACGGCGTACGAGATGAACTTCACCCCCTGGTCGGGATCGAACTTCCGCGCGGCCGTCACCAGCCCCACGTTCCCCTCCTGAATGAGGTCGGCCAGGGAAACGCCGCGGTTCTGGTACTTCTTGGCGACGGAAATGACGAAGCGCAGGTTGGCGCGCACCAGCTCGGCGACGGCGATCTCGTCGCCCGCCTGCGCGCGCTTGCCCAGCTCGATCTCCTGCGGGGGGGTCAGCAGCGAGTGGGTGCTGACCTCCTTCAGGTACTGGTCCAGGCTGCTCTGGTCCTCGGCGGCGACGGCGAAGCCCGCGTCCAGGCTGGGTGCCTGCCGCTTGCGCTTGCGAGTTGCCTTTCGCTGCGTCGTAGCCATGTCGTCGTTCTTCACGTGCTCTTCCTGAAAGGTCCGCCGCCCGCGCGAGCGCGGATCGGTCCGGACTTGCAAAAGGTCTGCCGCAGGCCGAAACGAAGCCGCCCGGCGCTGAGAGAGCGTCCGGGCGGCGGCTGCATCTGCGCGTGGCGGTTTGCCTACGCGCTTCGCGTGCCGCCCCCTGGCCCGCATGCCGCCGCCACGGGCATGCGAAGCCGTACCCGGATGGAGCCGGGCAGGTCCGTAACGCCGTGAGGGTGCAGGCAAGGCATGCTGAAAACGCCAGAAGGTTGGGGTTTGTGACTGTTGGGGCGCACAAGGTAGAGCGCCCCGCCCGGCCCGTCAACGGCCCCGCCGTGCATCTTTCGCGGGGCGCCGTCCGGGGCCGACGGGTCATACCGAGCGGCCCGGCGAAGGTTCCTCCCTTCGTGGCGGCTCCCGTCGGGTGCTCCCCGTGGGCTCCGTACGGATCGCGCCGGCCGCGGGTTTCTCGTGGGTCGATCGACCCGGGTGATGGCGGAAACCCGGTCCGCCCGCTGCACGTACTCCCCTCGTCGCCCGATCTCCATCCAGAAAACCCGTCTCCGGAGACGTTGATCCCATGCCGCCCAAGGCCGCCGCACGAATCCGCACTCTCCCCGCCCTGCTGGCCGCGCTCGCGCTCGCCACCGGCGCGTTCGCGCAGACCGCGCCGCGCGCCCAGGTGATGGTCCTGGGCACGCCGCACTGGGACAATCCCGGGCAGGACTACAGCAACACGCAGGTAGACGACGTCCTGGCCGAGCGGCGCCAGACGGAGATCGCCGCCCTGGCCGCGGCGCTCTCCGAGTTCCGGCCCACCCGTATCGCGGTGGAGGTGCCGGTGGCGCGCGAC
This window of the Longimicrobium sp. genome carries:
- a CDS encoding DUF4382 domain-containing protein encodes the protein MFKNAKGILPLLAALALAACDGGTGSDQARLSIRLTDAPGDLAQAWVKIDRIYLQGSAADSTGGRHDVLTAPTGWVDLLTLSGGRTAELVNGAVVPAGRYSELRFVVCQAYVVTKTGTVYATKDAELPAGATATGQLQVPSGCSSGIKVKFPGGDEAVVLESESAIMTVDFDVTQSFGHQAGNSGKWVMHPVLRATGVGFAGGIGGAVSLAQGVTLPTCGGSAVTVQAFTPRAIAGADSLNATVGTDARYRITAAPGTYTMTYVPVVGDTNGDSLTVTATPSAPTVTVASGATATADYTITAATCKAKPAG
- the rsgA gene encoding ribosome small subunit-dependent GTPase A; the encoded protein is MLTGTVRRAQGGLYEVETPDGVIEAVLRGRLKREQRTGEKVVVGDRVDVQRESTGEEEAWTIENVHERTTVLARKAPGKAPRPKAIVANVDQVLVVFAAAKPDPHLRMLDRFLVIAESSDIAPLIIVNKVDLIGIDAARAIFAHYERAGYTVMYTAAKAGLGVAEMGEALCGRLSALTGPSGVGKSSLLNAVQPGLGLRVSAISEAVNKGRHTTVTAQLIPLECGGWVADTPGLRELGLWEIDRDQLHFYFPEFENLLDDCRYPGCTHTHEPGCAVRAAVDAGHIHPGRYDSYRRMYAGEQEEGGWDG
- a CDS encoding GAF domain-containing protein; its protein translation is MDLRDAIIRVYESTDMASAVRAAAAALPDDVSACAVWVDGSGSRRAAVPEGVSVSAELARAAREAPSPVVHPLSPAFPEDAADHPGDSALVLPLSENGSGAGAAGAVLLIAPPRAFPADGAAWQPLAAALGQVAARTARAAALEEERETYRRRAEESEALHVLGLAANRTLDPDEVLNMVARFTRTLLGAHYVTVSARQGGRIRTLASAGLRAPEGTGDDPFAARVTDAGKPLTLRAGEDGPVPEPFHAAEGMRVALGVPLALFGETFGALVIGYRRAYEITSRDTRLALTLAGHAAVAISNARLHGALAERSGELERANEELRWTTEAKDRFFASMSHELRTPLNAILGYQSLLLE
- a CDS encoding RNA polymerase sigma factor RpoD/SigA; amino-acid sequence: MKNDDMATTQRKATRKRKRQAPSLDAGFAVAAEDQSSLDQYLKEVSTHSLLTPPQEIELGKRAQAGDEIAVAELVRANLRFVISVAKKYQNRGVSLADLIQEGNVGLVTAARKFDPDQGVKFISYAVWWIRQAILSALANQGRSVRVPLNRASDLAKIFRERERLKQELRRDPTPQELAEATSLSVDIVESLQTLNAAEIRLDAPIGDSDDSQLMDRFVADSAIETEDEVEERLLSERIDKALGTLQPRDAKVLKLYFGLEGGREHTLEEIGDILGVTRERIRQLRDRALKRLREGEMGDALASFAA